AACCGATCGTATCCAATGGCCGCATTGGTCATACCAGCACCTATGCCCGAATAGGAACCAATGGCAGCAAATAGCTGACACCATGTATTACCCAAAGCGAAGCCCCGATGAAAGCTATTGTAGATGAATATCGGAGCCTTGAGGCACATGATCAGATCAAAGACAGCCAAATTAAGGACAAACATATTCGATGGTGTGCGCAGCGATTTCGATGTACTGAATATCCAAATGACCATGCCATTGCCAACTGTCGATGCGCAAAACAGGAAGATATAGAATACTCCTAGCATATAGTGCATCGATGCCGGTGGCTCCAATTGGGTTAGCCAATGCTCTGGTATATATTGAATCTGATCCGGTGGCACATTCCATCCCAGAAACTGTAACTCTCCCCCGGACGACGATACCCGTGCCTCGGGCTTTAATGGAGGCTCACTGGCATTACAGAGCAGCGATTCCATGGCGTCcacgttgtcgtcgtcgtcgccgtcgcgTTGTACAAATGACGCTCTCGGTGGCTTGTTGCAAATTGTTCAACAGTTTTTATACCTGCCAGCTAATTGAATTTGCCCCTTTTTTGAGATTGCGTGACATTAaatctttggttttttttgccaacaatgcaaaataaatttctgaAGTGCACTGCACACAGATTTTGTCAAAAAGAGAATGACCGCTTGTTGTGCTGATTGAGATGAATAAAACCAAATcgatatttcaatttattattgatttgcaaatttttctagtttatttatttatttgtacaaTGTAAGCTTATAGATAAATCTATAGCTACAGGGGGGACAGCCATAGCtgctaaggccttcggctggTTCATGTTTAGATATTCATTCttttaatataattcatacaattttcttagtctagaatatattattttgctATGCTAGCTTATCTTATAAGAGGTTCATAATATTGGTTAGATTGAGgtattttataatttcttttagattTTCAGGGGTTGGGTTGGATAGGAGTGCGATATGGTTTTGGTTTGGGCTATGGTTTCGAAAGCTTTGAAACACCGTGCATGTGTTCAAGATATGTTCTATATTCATAATAGAATCTGTGTTGCAGAATTTACAGTGGTTGGGATTATTTTGAAGGAATCGGTGTTCGTGTGTTAGTCTCGTATGTCCTAGTCGTAGCCTTATAAGTTTTATTTGGGTTTTTCTAGCTATTTGGCAAATTTCTAGTTTTTTAAGATAGTCATCAACATTGTATTTGTTATGTCTGTTTATCTCTTGATACCAGCATGATGTCTGTTGAATTAGTAGTGTATTTAGGTTGGAGAAGTGGTTTTTAATGTATGTATCTGTTTATGTCTGTTTTGTTATAATTGGGATGCGTAAAGAGGGGTGATATAGTCGCCGTTTTTGCTGCTTCGTCAGCAAATTCGTTGCCCTTTATACCAACATGGCTAGGGACCCATAGGAGCATGATTTTAGGCTGTTGTTTGATTAGTGTTTTTCTAGTTATTTGTTACTGTATGTAAAGAGAATTGCATGCAACAGTTCTATAAAAGTTTGgttatattattaaaattcaaaatggaaTTTTAATAATGGAATTTTTAATACCATTCCCTGGATCGATATCAATATTTATCGAGGTTATTCTGCTTAtctaaaaattataaatttgttcATCAACCtttcatttgttttgctttcatttattcatttaatttagtCAATGTTAATATTTACAGCTCACCCCAAATACATTCATTTTCTACTTAAATTTAGATGTGTACACATATAGGTAAAAAAAACCTctgaatttacataaaatcatataatttataaacaatataAACATTATCAATTCAGTTTAGATGCAGACTTTCAAGACTTCCTAAGATAAATTCGCTGTTTTCTCACACAACGCACACTCAAATCGGGATCCTGTGTGCCTGTTCTGATGACATTCAACATTATTTCCAAGTATTGCTTGCATATGATCTCCGTGCAACCCTCTGAGATGGTGCCCATGCCGTTATACACTGCTCGACGAGTAAGATTGTTCGTACTTTGGATAGCCGGCTCCATTAACTGAAACAAGAGTGGCAAAAGTTGGTCACCTGACACAATCATAGCTATTTCATCGAGAGCTTGACTGGCCCCCTCCGCATAACTATTGCCATCCAATTCATCATCCTCGCTATCGGCCGGCTACTTGCATATCAATTCAAATAGAACTCTTACGATGGGCAGCAGTATATTTTGTCTGAGAACTTCTGTCTTACTCACACGCATAAATTCAGAAATGAATGACATACATTGAAGTCGAATAGTCTTCTCGATTTGCTCACACGCCGACGCATCCAGAAGTAATTTCGCCACGGCTTCGGTATCGTGAAATGCCCTCGGAACATACTCGGAAAAGGCATCGAATATATCAAAGACTAAGGTAAATTCGGCGGCATCGCCCTTAAGAGCATTTAATTGCACTGTCTTCATTTTCAGAGGCATCAACTTGACCATCACTTCTGCACCTGCTGGGTATTCCCCTAGAAATGGAATCAGATATACTATTCCGGTAAATGGGAAATTGGCCACAGTCCGTGAGGCTAAAGTGTTCTGGGCATCGGAATTAACCACCTGACACAATCATGGCTATTTCATCGAGAGCTTGACTGGCACCCTCCGCATAAATATTGCCATCCAATTCATCATCCTGGGTATCGGCCGGCTGCTTGCAtatcaattcaattcaaacgCACACTCAAATCGGGATCCTGTGTGCCTGTTCTGATGACATTCAACATTATTTCCAAGTATTGCTTGCATATGATCTCCGTGCAACCCTCTGAGATGGTGCCCATGCAGTTATAGGCTGCCCGACGAGTAAGATTGTTCGTACTATGGATAGCCGGCTCCATTAACTGAAACAAGAGTGGCAAAAGTTGGTCACCTGACACAATCATGGCTATTTCATCGAGAGCTTGACTGACCCCCCTCCGCATAAATAATGCCATCCTATTCATCATCCTCGCTATCGGCCGGCTACTTGCATATCAATTCAAATAGAACTCTTACGATGGGCAGCAGTATATTTTGTCTGAGAACTTCTGTCTTACTCACACGCATAAATTCAGAAATGAATGACATACATTGAAGTCGAATAGTCTTCTCGATTTGCTCACACGCCGACGCATCCAGAAGTAATTTCGCCACGGCTTCGGTATCGTGAAATGCCCTCGGAACATACTCGGAAAAGGCATCGAATATATCAAAGACTAAGGTAAATTCGGCGGCATCGCCCTTAAGAGCATTTAATTGCACTGTCTTCATTTTCAGAGGCATCAACTTGACCATCACCTCTAAACCTGCTGGGTATTCCCCTAGAAATGGAATCAGATATACCATTCCGGTAAATGGGAAATTGGCCACAGTCCGTGAGGCTAAAGTGTTCTGGGCATCGGAATTAACCATGATGGTCTCAATCGTCAGTGAAATGATGTCAGGAAAATTGAACAATtgacaaattgaaaatatttattacaatttttggaggatttttaattttgataattgaaagaaatatttatatcgTAACGGAttcattttgtgttgtttgtgCCTGTGCATTGAGCTTCTTTTGACAATGAAAGTGTTCTTCCTAAAAGTTAAATTCGAGTGggagatacatacataaatatgtatgtttcTAGACTATATATCAGAGGGCAGACTGTCAGTTGAAAGCATAGCATAGGAATATCCTACAAAAGCCAGCAGTCTTGAATACAGACAGCGATTGCTGAGATGATTTTATTATGAGATTTCATGTATATCTATAGAATCGTTAAGATACACAGCttcgaatatatatattagctCTGAAGGAAATACTATATTATtcacatttacatatatacagaaaCGTTTGGCCTTACCAAATCAAAAGCTACTTGAATGTCAAGAGGAATTATATCAGTCgactttttactttttttaccTTTCTTATACAGcaaaaagtaattttttattttggtttaatttttatatgttaGCGTTTTCAAAACTTTATTTGTCAAATCATTATttgaattggtttttaaatttgGCAGTTTTTTGCGGCACTGCCAGACTGTTTGGGTATTGAGATGTATAGATGGCGCCATAGTGTCATTGCTGTTTGCAAACTTTGCCATCTGGCATCGCCagtcattattattttttttttgttggtgttgcttgGACCTGAAGTTAGACTTGTTTATGTATTCATATTAGGATGGATGAAGTGGATAAAATTATAATGCATCAGCTGCATCAAATCGATGCCAGCATTGAGCCGACGGAGGAGCTGGCAAATTTTACGCCAGCACTTGTCGTTCGCGCTGTAGCCAGCTGTTTGCAAGAGATATCGTAAGTTTAGCCGGAAATGTACATACCGATTAATGTACatgaataaattatatttttaaattaatatccCTTAGAGGTCAATCTCTCAAAGATCTTCCCCGAAGTCTACCCATGGCCATGGCTCAAAGATTCAATGTGGCCACCATATTGGCCGAAAGATGCCAGGAGAGTGGCTATCGCGGCGACATTGGCTATCAGACATTCCTCTATCCCAATCCAGTAGAGCTGCGGCGTCTTCTAATGTTCCTCATTGAGCAATTGCCACGGGAACGCCAATCGGAAGATGATGCAAATCGAACATCACATCCTCTGAGCAGCAGGGAACAGCTGGAGCGTCAGATACGACAGAAACTAAAGGCTCAATTGAAGATGCCTTGGGTACCGCAATTCTGTCGAATGGTGGCCAATAGAAAGTCCTTGGGATGCAATAGCCAGTGCATTAGCTTTGAGCCGCAATTGAATCTCAATGTGCCATCAGCCAATCCCGAGGATAGAAGCAAAGAAGTCCAACAATATTTTGATCAGCAGGCACCCAATCTGTTTCAGCAGACATCGGCAAATTGCTACGATCTGATAGCCTCGGTTATGCACAAAAACGATCTGGAACGTTGGGGTGATCTACCTTCGATGGATCCAGTGACTTTGACTTCAACCAGTGATGATTTGGTGGGGAAAGCTTTACCAACAAGCCCAACCCAAACGTCAACAACTGCGGAAAAAGCAGCCCAAGACAACAGCTCAGAGGCGACGGCGACGTCGACGACAACGACACCATTAGAACTCTTGGGTCAAGAAGTCCAAGAGCTTCGTACTCAAACTGAGATTATGCTAAATCATCGTAAAATGGTTACATCAAAATTGAATGAACTTAAGATCAGAGAAACGACTGCTTCTCAAGAAAAGGAAACTATTGAATCTAAGCTTAAGTCACATGAAAAACTTTCTCTGGTATTATCAGAACCAGAAGAGAATGTGGGTAAACTTGAAGCCCTGGTAGAAGCAACCGAAAACAAACGTCAAACACTTAATCAGCAATGGCAGGACTATCGTCGACCGTTGTTGGACACATTGTCAACATTACGAAATGCCCAGGAGGCCCAACAGGTTCAAATTATACGCAACTCTATTGAGAAACTCGAACAGGAAATCATTGCCAAAAGTCAGCAACATAACGAATTGAATTCTTCCTTAAAAAATGCAACACAATCGGTAGCTCCACGCCAGGAGTACACACGGCGTATCCATGAGTTTATCAAGAATATACGGAAACAACGCGAGGATATCTTTAAAGTTCTCGACGATACACGGCAATTGCAAAAACAACTCAATGTGGTCAATGCCCAATTGCAGCGTCAATTTAATTACACCGATGATCTGCTCTTTCAGAGCGCCAAACATGATCTTCATGCAAAGAAGGCATACAAGTTGTTAGCCCAATTGCATAGCAATTGCAGTGAGCTGGTCGAATGCGTCAGTCTCACGGGAAATGTCACCAAGGAGATACGCGATCTGGAGGTCCAAATTGACGGAGAGAAGCTAAAGAATGTGCTGTCACGTCTGCAACAGATTACCGGAGATATACAACGATCGGAGCAACATATCCAAGAGCTTCAAACTCAAATACGGCAAGTGGAAAATGCCATAACCGTTGGCTAATGGATGAATGGATAGCTTGAATATGTGTATGTGCGGAAAATATTTACTTATGTATTAGTgccaatttaaaataaattattaactaTTTCACGCGTAGCGTTGATTTTGCTTAGACGAACAGCAGTCGTAGCAATTTAATCAAGTATCCAATTTCCCCCCCTCCATTCCCATGGTAAAACAATGTTATATCGATGTTTATCGATACATTATATTCGTAGGTCTACTACTAACTATTTCCTCTTGTTAATAGTTCTCTAAAGCCCAGTTGCTACTTCCCCCTCCCCACCCCAGGCacattgcaaaaaaaaaaaggaagaaaagtGTTCGCGATGTTTTATACACTTTAAtaagtaaaataattaaatacatAGTTGAAAATACTTGCAAAGTTCTTTTTAACTGCTTTTCTAAACTAGATGGTCTCAAAATTTCGACTTTTTCAATGTGGTTTACTcaaaaaaaactgcaaaaaagattaaataaatgttttaattcttttattaaaatatttcatattacATTTAGAGAATTTTCttgtaataattaaaaactaaCAATTTAAacttgaactttttttttataattttctctaTAATTATCACCATCTATGGTTCAAAAGTTTAGTGTATACACAAGTCGTTAGTTCATCCATATGCACCTTGCTTCCCTGTAGCTTCGAAATTGAAGAGTATATTGAGACTAAAAGCacgtttcagttttttttttttttaagaaatcaaGGGGTTTATTAAGAATGTATAAAATGATGCGATCTAAGTCAGATTTAAGCATATATAAGCCATATGTTTTCGATAATGAaagttattttttaataataattatccCCATGTCATTAGCTACTCTTCAGAAACTCTGATAGTTATTGTCTAAGGAATCAATGGATATGGCTGAAAACGGAGTATTGTTCTGTGTATTCTCAGTATCGGTAAAAATAGGAATGTATAAGTTAGTGAGACCTTTTACGGCCTAGATATAGTCCGGACCTTACGCCCAATAATAAA
The DNA window shown above is from Drosophila willistoni isolate 14030-0811.24 chromosome XR unlocalized genomic scaffold, UCI_dwil_1.1 Seg41, whole genome shotgun sequence and carries:
- the LOC6642994 gene encoding coiled-coil domain-containing protein 22 homolog encodes the protein MDEVDKIIMHQLHQIDASIEPTEELANFTPALVVRAVASCLQEISGQSLKDLPRSLPMAMAQRFNVATILAERCQESGYRGDIGYQTFLYPNPVELRRLLMFLIEQLPRERQSEDDANRTSHPLSSREQLERQIRQKLKAQLKMPWVPQFCRMVANRKSLGCNSQCISFEPQLNLNVPSANPEDRSKEVQQYFDQQAPNLFQQTSANCYDLIASVMHKNDLERWGDLPSMDPVTLTSTSDDLVGKALPTSPTQTSTTAEKAAQDNSSEATATSTTTTPLELLGQEVQELRTQTEIMLNHRKMVTSKLNELKIRETTASQEKETIESKLKSHEKLSLVLSEPEENVGKLEALVEATENKRQTLNQQWQDYRRPLLDTLSTLRNAQEAQQVQIIRNSIEKLEQEIIAKSQQHNELNSSLKNATQSVAPRQEYTRRIHEFIKNIRKQREDIFKVLDDTRQLQKQLNVVNAQLQRQFNYTDDLLFQSAKHDLHAKKAYKLLAQLHSNCSELVECVSLTGNVTKEIRDLEVQIDGEKLKNVLSRLQQITGDIQRSEQHIQELQTQIRQVENAITVG